One Cohnella candidum genomic region harbors:
- the argS gene encoding arginine--tRNA ligase, giving the protein MNVLEKLHTVMGNALSDAALGAGLVDSRDELPAIVLEVPKDKSHGDLATNLAMQLTKIAKRNPRQIAELILEHLDKSRAWIESAEIAGPGFINFRLDKSFLHGVIGDVRAQEARYGSVEAGRGQKVQVEFVSANPTGSLHLGHARGAAVGDALCNLLAYAGYEVTREYYINDAGNQVVNLAKSIEARYRQALGQDAEMPEDGYHGEDIIGFARELAEREGDKLLALPDEERFAFFRSYGLERELDKLKRDLERFGVKFDSWYSETSLYETGKVTAALDALRAKGQVYEQDGAVWLSTTPFGDDKDRVLVKNDGTYTYLTPDIAYHMDKYGRGYDRMINIWGADHHGYIPRMKAAMAGLGNDPDKLTVLIAQMVSLFQNGEKVKMSKRTGKAVTMEDLMDEVGVDAIRYFFTMRSMDSHLDFDMDLAVSTSNENPVFYVQYAYARICSIFRQAEEQGIALLPWDEAPLHRLDAEPEFDLLRKMGELPEVVADAARIYAPHAMIRYVYELASMFHSYYRAERVITEDAEQSQARLQLLAALRIVFANCLSIVGVSAPDKM; this is encoded by the coding sequence TGCCCAAGGACAAGTCGCATGGCGACCTAGCCACCAATCTGGCCATGCAACTGACGAAAATCGCCAAGCGCAATCCGCGCCAAATCGCGGAATTGATCCTCGAGCATCTCGACAAGAGCCGCGCCTGGATCGAGTCCGCCGAAATCGCGGGGCCGGGCTTTATCAATTTCCGCTTGGACAAAAGCTTCCTGCATGGAGTCATCGGCGACGTTCGTGCACAAGAAGCGAGATACGGCTCGGTGGAAGCAGGCCGCGGACAGAAGGTCCAAGTCGAGTTCGTCAGCGCCAACCCGACGGGCAGCCTGCACCTGGGTCATGCCCGCGGCGCCGCGGTCGGCGACGCGCTGTGCAACCTGCTGGCTTACGCCGGCTACGAAGTGACCCGCGAATACTACATTAATGACGCCGGCAACCAGGTCGTCAATTTGGCGAAATCGATCGAAGCGCGTTACCGCCAAGCGCTCGGACAAGACGCCGAAATGCCGGAGGACGGCTACCACGGCGAGGATATTATCGGATTCGCGCGGGAATTGGCCGAACGGGAAGGCGACAAGCTGCTCGCGCTGCCGGACGAAGAACGGTTCGCGTTTTTCCGCAGCTACGGGCTGGAGCGGGAGCTGGACAAGCTGAAACGGGACTTGGAGCGTTTCGGCGTCAAGTTCGACAGCTGGTACAGCGAGACTTCCCTGTACGAGACAGGCAAAGTGACGGCCGCCTTGGACGCGCTCCGCGCGAAAGGCCAAGTGTACGAACAGGACGGCGCCGTATGGTTGTCCACCACGCCGTTCGGGGACGACAAAGACCGCGTCCTCGTCAAGAATGACGGAACGTATACCTATTTGACGCCGGACATCGCCTACCATATGGATAAATATGGCCGCGGTTACGACCGCATGATCAACATCTGGGGCGCGGACCACCATGGGTATATCCCCCGGATGAAAGCGGCCATGGCGGGGCTCGGCAACGACCCGGACAAACTCACCGTCCTGATCGCGCAGATGGTCAGCCTGTTCCAGAACGGCGAGAAGGTGAAAATGTCCAAGCGCACGGGCAAAGCGGTCACGATGGAAGACCTGATGGACGAAGTCGGCGTCGACGCCATCCGCTATTTCTTCACGATGCGCAGCATGGATTCGCATCTGGACTTCGACATGGACCTGGCCGTCTCGACCTCGAACGAAAACCCGGTGTTCTACGTCCAGTACGCTTACGCCCGGATCTGCAGCATTTTCCGCCAGGCGGAAGAGCAAGGCATCGCGCTGCTTCCTTGGGATGAAGCTCCGCTTCACCGCTTGGACGCCGAGCCGGAATTCGACCTGCTCCGCAAAATGGGCGAGCTTCCGGAAGTCGTCGCGGACGCGGCACGGATCTACGCCCCTCATGCGATGATCCGCTACGTCTACGAGCTGGCCTCGATGTTCCACAGCTACTACCGCGCGGAGCGCGTGATCACCGAAGACGCGGAGCAAAGCCAGGCTCGCCTGCAGCTGCTCGCGGCGCTTCGGATCGTGTTCGCGAACTGCCTGTCGATCGTCGGCGTTTCCGCGCCGGATAAAATGTAA
- a CDS encoding S8 family peptidase codes for MNAFLDWLHFSLDAGEQGGRRSILRFASPGDYRQFLKALQAKKRRSDKWHPVRPLALIRGISCPAPPEEIPRRWVDKIRLEADGAIRIHALSRGSSALDEGIPWGVRHIQAPEAWNKTTGYNIRVGVIDTGIDFMHPDLQHSIERGINLIYRTVPPHDDNGHGTHIAGTIAAANRLQGMIGVAPRASIHPVKAFDYNGTAYVSDIILGLDWCVRNRMNVVNMSFGMQTRSTSLLQAVVNANHAGVIVVASSGNDGRISEIDYPARYGQTLAVGATNEQGRVAAFTNRSGQIDIYAPGDKIVSAWMGGKYREMSGTSMATSHVSGAIALLLAHKPGLTPDQVKEIVKRSAVPLRGTKAPRSAGELNVMRMLREADRAF; via the coding sequence TTGAACGCATTTCTGGATTGGCTGCACTTCTCCCTGGATGCGGGCGAGCAAGGCGGGCGACGGTCCATCCTCCGGTTTGCAAGTCCCGGCGATTATCGGCAATTCCTGAAGGCGCTGCAGGCGAAGAAACGCCGCAGCGATAAATGGCACCCCGTTCGTCCTCTGGCCCTGATCCGGGGAATCTCCTGTCCCGCGCCGCCGGAAGAGATCCCCCGCCGCTGGGTCGACAAAATCCGTCTCGAAGCCGACGGCGCGATCCGGATCCACGCCTTGTCGCGGGGTTCGAGCGCGCTGGACGAAGGAATACCCTGGGGTGTTCGGCATATCCAGGCGCCGGAAGCATGGAACAAAACGACCGGCTACAACATCCGGGTCGGCGTCATCGACACGGGGATCGATTTCATGCATCCCGACCTGCAGCATTCGATCGAACGCGGCATCAATCTCATCTACCGGACGGTACCGCCGCACGACGATAACGGACACGGCACCCACATCGCCGGCACGATCGCCGCCGCCAATCGGCTGCAAGGCATGATCGGCGTCGCGCCGCGTGCCTCGATCCATCCGGTGAAAGCTTTCGATTATAACGGCACGGCTTACGTCTCCGACATTATACTCGGCTTGGACTGGTGCGTGCGGAACCGCATGAACGTCGTGAACATGAGCTTCGGCATGCAGACCCGCAGCACTTCCCTTCTGCAGGCGGTCGTGAACGCCAACCACGCCGGCGTCATCGTCGTCGCCTCTTCCGGCAACGACGGGCGCATCAGCGAAATCGACTATCCCGCCCGGTACGGCCAAACGCTGGCCGTCGGCGCCACGAACGAGCAAGGAAGGGTCGCCGCCTTCACGAACCGCAGCGGACAAATCGACATCTACGCGCCCGGCGACAAAATCGTCTCGGCTTGGATGGGCGGCAAATACCGCGAAATGAGCGGCACCTCGATGGCCACTTCCCACGTTTCCGGTGCCATCGCCCTGCTCCTCGCCCACAAGCCCGGCCTCACGCCCGACCAAGTCAAAGAAATCGTGAAGCGTTCGGCTGTACCGCTAAGGGGAACGAAAGCTCCCCGGTCGGCCGGGGAGCTTAACGTCATGCGGATGTTGAGAGAAGCGGATAGGGCGTTCTGA
- the rpoE gene encoding DNA-directed RNA polymerase subunit delta, whose product MSAEYVLKLDSEKIREMPMVDLAFEVLKAANTPFYYRDLMNEIAKLRGFSEEQINDFIAQLYTEINIDGRFACVGSNVWGLKRWYPVERDTDGSVTGGGKRPRIINDDDDDDDDLYGDDDEETFTTDEESFDLFDEDREEIFDEGEENAEVDEEVALDDEEAGLDEEDLGDEKDEEDEDLDDADEDDADEDLDDDDDR is encoded by the coding sequence TTGAGCGCCGAGTACGTGTTGAAGCTCGACTCCGAGAAGATTCGGGAGATGCCGATGGTGGACCTCGCTTTCGAGGTGCTGAAAGCGGCCAACACCCCGTTTTACTACCGCGACCTGATGAACGAAATCGCCAAGCTTCGGGGTTTCTCCGAAGAGCAAATTAATGATTTCATTGCGCAGCTGTACACCGAAATCAACATCGACGGACGTTTCGCGTGCGTCGGCAGCAACGTATGGGGCTTGAAACGCTGGTATCCGGTCGAACGCGATACCGACGGCTCCGTCACCGGCGGCGGGAAGCGGCCTCGTATCATCAACGACGACGATGACGACGATGACGATCTGTACGGCGATGACGACGAGGAAACCTTCACGACCGACGAAGAGAGCTTCGACCTGTTCGACGAAGACCGCGAGGAAATCTTCGACGAAGGCGAAGAGAACGCGGAGGTCGACGAAGAGGTCGCGCTGGACGACGAAGAGGCCGGCCTGGACGAAGAAGATCTCGGCGACGAGAAGGACGAAGAGGACGAGGACTTGGACGACGCCGACGAGGACGATGCGGACGAAGATTTGGACGACGACGACGATCGTTGA
- a CDS encoding CTP synthase yields the protein MTKYIFVTGGVVSSLGKGITAASLGRLLKNRGLKVTIQKFDPYINVDPGTMSPYQHGEVFVTDDGAETDLDLGHYERFIDINLSKNSSVTTGKIYSTVISKERRGEYLGGTVQVIPHITNEIKERVFRAGREAGSDVVITEIGGTVGDIESLPFLEAIRQIKSDIGRENVMYVHVTLIPYIKAAGEVKTKPTQHSVKELRSIGIQPNVIVCRTEYPLSEDMKKKLALFCDIDANGVIECLDAETLYDVPLMLRAQGLDDYVVQHLRLNAGAPDMTEWESLVKRVKSLEKTTEIAIVGKYVALHDAYLSIAESLGHAGIHNGSKVKIRWVNAEEVNPQNVGDMLSGVSGILVPGGFGDRGIEGKVTAIRYAREQKIPFFGICLGMQVAVVEFARSMVGLDGANSSEIHPGTPYPVIDLLPEQKDVEDLGGTMRLGLYPCKLAPGSLAAECYGEELVYERHRHRYEFNNEYRDRIESAGLRISGTSPDGRLVEMIELPDHPWFLAVQFHPEFTSRPNRPQPLFREFVKASIAHSQA from the coding sequence GTGACCAAATACATTTTCGTGACCGGCGGCGTCGTGTCGTCGCTCGGCAAAGGCATTACCGCAGCGTCGCTGGGCCGGCTTTTGAAAAACCGGGGACTCAAAGTGACGATCCAGAAGTTCGATCCTTATATCAACGTCGACCCGGGCACGATGAGCCCTTATCAGCACGGGGAAGTGTTCGTGACCGACGACGGCGCGGAGACCGACCTCGATCTCGGTCACTATGAGCGCTTCATCGACATCAACCTGTCGAAGAACAGCAGCGTGACGACCGGTAAAATTTATTCCACGGTCATCAGCAAAGAACGCCGCGGGGAATACCTCGGCGGAACCGTGCAAGTCATCCCGCACATCACGAACGAAATCAAGGAACGGGTCTTCCGCGCGGGCCGCGAAGCCGGATCCGACGTCGTCATCACGGAGATCGGCGGCACGGTCGGAGATATCGAAAGCCTGCCGTTCCTTGAGGCGATCCGCCAAATCAAAAGCGACATCGGCCGCGAGAACGTCATGTACGTCCACGTAACGCTGATTCCTTACATCAAGGCGGCCGGCGAAGTGAAGACGAAGCCGACCCAGCACAGCGTCAAAGAGCTGCGCAGCATCGGGATCCAGCCGAACGTGATCGTGTGCCGGACGGAATATCCCCTGTCCGAAGATATGAAAAAGAAGCTCGCCCTGTTCTGCGACATCGACGCGAACGGCGTCATCGAGTGCCTAGACGCGGAGACTTTGTACGACGTTCCTCTCATGCTGAGAGCGCAAGGCTTGGACGATTACGTCGTACAGCATCTTCGCCTGAACGCCGGCGCTCCGGACATGACCGAATGGGAGTCGCTGGTGAAGCGCGTCAAGTCGCTCGAGAAGACGACCGAGATCGCCATCGTCGGTAAATACGTCGCGCTGCATGACGCGTACCTCTCGATCGCGGAGTCGCTTGGACATGCCGGTATCCATAACGGGTCCAAGGTCAAGATCCGCTGGGTGAACGCCGAGGAAGTGAACCCGCAGAACGTCGGCGACATGCTGAGCGGCGTCAGCGGCATTCTCGTGCCGGGCGGCTTCGGCGACCGCGGCATCGAGGGCAAAGTGACGGCGATCCGTTACGCCCGCGAACAGAAGATTCCTTTCTTCGGAATTTGCCTCGGCATGCAGGTGGCCGTCGTCGAGTTTGCCCGCAGCATGGTCGGACTGGACGGAGCGAACAGCTCGGAGATTCATCCCGGCACTCCGTATCCGGTCATCGACTTGCTCCCCGAGCAGAAGGACGTCGAGGATTTGGGCGGCACGATGCGTCTGGGACTCTATCCGTGCAAGCTCGCCCCGGGCAGCCTGGCGGCGGAATGCTACGGTGAGGAACTCGTGTACGAGCGCCATCGCCACCGTTATGAGTTCAACAACGAATACCGTGACCGCATCGAATCGGCAGGACTCCGCATTTCGGGCACGTCCCCGGACGGGCGCCTGGTCGAAATGATCGAGCTGCCGGACCATCCGTGGTTCCTTGCCGTGCAATTCCACCCGGAATTCACGTCGCGCCCGAACCGTCCTCAGCCGCTGTTCCGGGAGTTCGTCAAGGCCTCTATCGCCCATTCCCAAGCCTGA
- a CDS encoding response regulator gives MDKKKLLIVDDQVGIRILLLEVFSTEGYETFQAANGRTALEIVKVHVPDLVLLDMKIPGMDGLEILKKIKEINRDIKVIMMTAYGELDMIKEATDLGALMHFTKPFDIDEMRMAVNMQMGEGPASRFATGS, from the coding sequence ATGGACAAGAAGAAATTGTTAATCGTAGACGATCAGGTTGGAATTCGAATATTGCTGCTCGAAGTGTTCTCCACTGAAGGCTACGAAACTTTCCAAGCGGCGAACGGGCGCACGGCGCTCGAGATCGTTAAAGTCCACGTTCCCGATCTCGTATTGCTGGACATGAAAATCCCCGGCATGGACGGACTTGAAATTTTGAAGAAGATCAAGGAAATCAACCGGGATATTAAGGTCATCATGATGACCGCATACGGCGAGTTGGACATGATCAAGGAAGCGACGGACTTGGGCGCCTTGATGCATTTCACCAAACCGTTCGACATCGACGAAATGAGAATGGCCGTCAATATGCAAATGGGTGAAGGTCCTGCGTCCCGATTCGCCACGGGGTCGTAA
- the fba gene encoding class II fructose-1,6-bisphosphate aldolase yields MPLVSMNEFLPKAKAGKFAVGQFNMNNLEFAQAITDAAIEEKSPFIFGVSEGALKYMGMEYTVAIAKAAAAKSGLPIALHLDHGSSFEVAMACIRAGFSSVMFDGSHHSFEDNIRLTKEVVKAAHAMGVSVEGELGTIGGVEDDISVDEANAALAKPEEAIRFYEETGVDCLAIAVGTAHGMYKGEVKIHYDIIKEVVSKIPVPVVLHGGSGVPDDMIREAIQAGVGKINVNTENQVACTSAIREVLNKDANVYDPRKYLTPARNAMKAVVQEKIRLFGSSNQA; encoded by the coding sequence ATGCCACTCGTATCGATGAATGAGTTTTTACCGAAAGCGAAAGCAGGCAAGTTCGCCGTAGGCCAGTTCAACATGAACAACCTCGAATTCGCGCAAGCCATCACGGACGCGGCAATCGAAGAGAAATCCCCGTTCATTTTCGGCGTCAGCGAAGGCGCCCTGAAATACATGGGCATGGAGTACACCGTTGCGATCGCGAAAGCGGCCGCCGCCAAATCCGGATTGCCGATCGCCCTTCACCTGGACCACGGAAGCTCTTTCGAAGTGGCCATGGCTTGTATCCGCGCCGGCTTCTCCTCCGTCATGTTCGACGGCTCGCACCACTCTTTCGAAGACAACATCCGCTTGACCAAGGAAGTCGTTAAAGCGGCTCACGCGATGGGCGTCTCCGTTGAAGGCGAGCTGGGCACGATCGGCGGCGTCGAAGACGACATCAGCGTGGACGAAGCGAATGCAGCCCTCGCGAAACCGGAAGAAGCGATCCGTTTCTATGAAGAGACGGGCGTCGACTGCCTGGCGATCGCCGTCGGCACCGCGCACGGCATGTACAAAGGCGAAGTGAAGATCCACTACGACATCATCAAGGAAGTCGTTTCCAAAATCCCGGTTCCGGTCGTTCTGCACGGCGGTTCCGGCGTTCCGGACGACATGATCCGCGAAGCGATCCAAGCCGGCGTCGGCAAAATCAACGTCAACACCGAGAACCAAGTCGCCTGCACCTCGGCGATCCGCGAAGTGCTGAACAAAGACGCGAACGTCTACGATCCTCGCAAATACCTCACGCCTGCCCGCAACGCGATGAAGGCAGTCGTTCAAGAGAAGATCCGTCTGTTCGGTTCCAGCAACCAAGCGTAA